In Akkermansia muciniphila, one DNA window encodes the following:
- a CDS encoding AI-2E family transporter — protein MTSQKESGKEGLKVLLMLASVIVITAGLQAGKPVLLPIVLSSFLAIVSYPLTTFFKGRLCFPHWLAVTFTVIMDFGILVGLGYLAQYLGQDLAKTATVKYQPLMMEKIHELRAFLIERDWNNLADQMLQELPDLLNGQRIVAFSTGVMGQLASMLTFTTLILILMTFFLGEAPRFRANINKLGHNSDTGIRKFSKALAGVQKYLIIKTFISAVTGLLAFLLCYYMNVDFPLLWGIVAFALNFIPTFGSIIAAIPPTLLAMLLISPTAGIIVAGGYLVINTALGSCLEPMLLGRQFGIVTSMVLLSVIFWGWVWGPIGMLLAVPITMLIKLGLESSKDLAWIAQLIDNPPTPRFPLPPLHSGKTNESTTKE, from the coding sequence ATGACTTCCCAGAAAGAATCCGGAAAAGAGGGCCTGAAAGTTCTGCTCATGCTCGCCAGTGTCATTGTTATCACGGCCGGGTTGCAGGCGGGGAAACCGGTGCTCCTGCCCATTGTTCTGTCCAGCTTTCTGGCAATCGTCAGTTATCCGCTGACAACCTTTTTCAAGGGCCGACTTTGCTTCCCGCACTGGCTGGCGGTGACTTTCACGGTCATCATGGATTTTGGAATTCTGGTGGGCCTGGGCTATCTGGCCCAATATCTTGGGCAGGATTTAGCCAAAACGGCCACGGTCAAATACCAGCCCCTCATGATGGAGAAAATTCATGAACTTCGCGCTTTCCTGATTGAACGGGACTGGAACAACCTGGCTGACCAGATGCTTCAGGAACTTCCGGATCTGCTCAACGGGCAGCGCATCGTGGCGTTTTCCACAGGGGTGATGGGGCAGTTGGCTTCCATGCTGACCTTCACTACCCTGATTCTGATCCTGATGACCTTCTTTCTGGGGGAAGCTCCCCGCTTCCGTGCGAACATCAACAAGCTTGGGCATAACAGCGACACTGGCATCCGCAAATTTTCCAAAGCTCTGGCCGGAGTTCAGAAATATCTGATTATCAAAACATTCATCAGCGCAGTTACAGGGCTTCTGGCATTCCTGCTTTGCTATTACATGAACGTGGACTTTCCGCTGCTGTGGGGCATCGTGGCCTTCGCCCTCAACTTCATTCCCACCTTCGGCTCCATCATCGCGGCTATTCCCCCCACGCTTCTTGCCATGCTTCTGATCAGCCCTACTGCGGGCATCATTGTAGCCGGCGGCTACCTGGTGATCAACACAGCTCTGGGGAGCTGCCTGGAACCCATGCTTCTGGGACGGCAATTCGGCATTGTGACCAGTATGGTTTTGCTCTCCGTCATCTTCTGGGGCTGGGTATGGGGCCCCATCGGCATGTTGCTGGCCGTACCCATTACCATGTTGATTAAACTAGGGCTGGAAAGCTCCAAGGATCTCGCCTGGATCGCCCAGCTCATCGACAACCCTCCCACTCCCAGATTCCCTCTCCCTCCTCTCCATTCCGGGAAAACCAACGAAAGCACAACCAAGGAATAA
- the typA gene encoding translational GTPase TypA, with translation MSDPSKFRNLAIIAHVDHGKTTLVDQLLQAGGAYRANQAVQERAMDSMDLEREKGITIKAKNTSILWNGYTINIVDTPGHADFGGEVERVMKMVDGVLLVVDAFEGPQAQTRFVLRKALQEGLMPIVVINKIDRPHADPAAVHDQVLELFLELGATDEQFEAPFVYGSARDGYFMNSMEGDPPVDCTPLLFKIVEHIPAPKDADPEGEFKMLVSNIDWDDYVGRVAIGRITSGTVKKGDTVWLHQSDGSCISGKVTRMFEYSGLNTTDSAIGVAGNIVGVAGFENVNIGETLGGSADTEPLPFVAIDPPTISMEFSINNGPFGGRDGKNVTSRVIRDRLMREMRTNISIQVEDTDKAGVFSVSARGAMQIAVLVETMRRENYELCVSRPTVIMKRDENDRLTEPYETMYVEVPDEHANGVMKLLNARKGQMEDMVCREGTGHTFIQAYIPTRGIIGFEFELVNLTSGHGIFSHLFRDYGPYAGDITTRTTGTLVSMETGVSTPFALVALEERGRLFVGPQEDIYEGQIVGENPRQMDMPVNPCKEKHLNNIRSATKGDGIQLSPPVIFSLERAIEYIEPDELVEATPHFIRLRKRILNANDRVRESRKAGN, from the coding sequence ATGTCAGACCCTTCCAAGTTCCGCAACCTCGCCATTATCGCTCACGTTGACCATGGGAAGACGACCCTGGTTGACCAACTTTTGCAGGCGGGGGGCGCCTACCGTGCCAACCAGGCCGTGCAGGAACGCGCCATGGATTCCATGGATCTGGAACGAGAAAAAGGCATCACGATCAAGGCCAAGAATACATCCATCCTCTGGAATGGGTACACGATCAACATTGTGGATACTCCCGGCCACGCGGATTTCGGCGGGGAAGTGGAGCGCGTGATGAAAATGGTGGATGGCGTGCTTCTGGTGGTGGACGCTTTTGAAGGGCCGCAGGCCCAGACGCGTTTTGTGCTCCGCAAGGCCCTGCAGGAAGGGCTGATGCCCATTGTCGTCATTAACAAGATTGACCGTCCGCATGCCGATCCCGCCGCCGTGCATGACCAGGTGCTGGAGCTTTTTCTGGAGCTGGGCGCCACGGATGAACAATTTGAAGCCCCCTTCGTGTACGGTTCCGCCCGCGACGGCTACTTCATGAATTCCATGGAAGGGGATCCCCCCGTGGACTGCACGCCTCTTTTGTTCAAGATTGTGGAACATATCCCCGCTCCGAAGGATGCCGATCCGGAGGGTGAATTCAAGATGCTCGTTTCCAATATTGACTGGGACGATTATGTGGGCCGTGTGGCCATCGGGCGCATTACTTCCGGCACCGTGAAGAAAGGGGATACCGTGTGGCTCCATCAAAGCGACGGCTCCTGCATTTCCGGAAAAGTGACCCGCATGTTTGAATATTCCGGATTGAACACTACGGATTCGGCCATTGGCGTGGCAGGCAACATCGTGGGTGTGGCGGGGTTTGAAAACGTCAACATCGGGGAAACCCTGGGCGGTTCCGCGGATACGGAACCCCTGCCATTCGTGGCGATTGATCCTCCTACCATTTCCATGGAATTTTCCATCAACAACGGGCCTTTCGGGGGACGAGACGGCAAGAACGTGACTTCCCGCGTGATACGCGACCGCCTGATGAGGGAAATGCGGACGAATATTTCCATCCAGGTGGAAGATACGGACAAGGCCGGCGTTTTCTCCGTTTCCGCCCGCGGCGCCATGCAGATTGCCGTGCTGGTGGAGACTATGCGCCGTGAGAATTACGAACTGTGCGTTTCCCGTCCTACCGTGATCATGAAGAGGGATGAAAACGACCGTCTTACGGAACCGTATGAAACGATGTACGTAGAAGTTCCGGACGAACACGCCAACGGCGTCATGAAGCTCCTTAACGCCCGCAAGGGACAGATGGAAGACATGGTATGCAGGGAAGGCACGGGCCATACGTTCATTCAGGCTTATATTCCCACCCGCGGTATTATCGGGTTTGAATTTGAGCTGGTTAACCTGACGTCCGGCCACGGCATTTTCTCCCACCTGTTCCGGGATTACGGGCCTTACGCCGGGGACATCACGACGCGTACCACCGGCACCCTGGTTTCTATGGAAACGGGCGTTTCCACCCCGTTCGCGCTGGTGGCGCTGGAAGAACGCGGACGTCTGTTTGTGGGGCCGCAGGAAGATATTTACGAAGGGCAGATTGTAGGTGAAAACCCGCGGCAGATGGATATGCCGGTCAACCCGTGCAAGGAAAAGCACCTGAACAACATCCGTTCAGCCACGAAGGGAGACGGCATCCAGCTCTCCCCTCCCGTCATTTTTTCCCTGGAGCGTGCCATTGAATACATTGAACCTGATGAACTGGTGGAGGCTACGCCTCATTTTATCCGTTTGCGCAAGCGCATCCTGAACGCCAATGACCGGGTAAGAGAATCCCGCAAAGCTGGAAATTAA
- the ilvE gene encoding branched-chain-amino-acid transaminase: MKIWLDGKLVEQEEAKTSVFDHGTLYGDGIFEGIRFYNKRVFRLEDHMDRLYDCAHYLLLDIPYTQEELSNAVCETVAASGLNDGYIRLVVTRGVGNLGLNPFNCKRSCVFIIADKISLYDPAVYENGLALITSSVRRNRPDTVCPQVKSLNYLNNILAKMEAVRQGAAEALMLNDLGNVAECTGDNIFIVKDGAVFTPPVTDGCLDGITRRVVLEICRELQIPAKEKTMNRFTITCADECFLTGTAAECVPVTKLDGYQLGSGKIGPVTARILARFQELTQTTGTSC; this comes from the coding sequence ATGAAGATTTGGTTAGATGGAAAGCTGGTGGAACAAGAAGAAGCGAAAACCTCGGTTTTTGACCACGGCACACTCTACGGAGACGGCATCTTTGAAGGTATCCGGTTCTATAACAAACGCGTTTTCCGCCTGGAAGACCACATGGACCGCCTGTACGACTGCGCCCATTATCTGTTGCTGGATATTCCTTACACTCAGGAAGAACTCTCCAACGCCGTATGTGAAACGGTCGCTGCCTCCGGCCTGAACGACGGCTATATCCGTCTGGTTGTTACCCGCGGCGTCGGCAATCTGGGACTCAACCCATTCAACTGCAAACGTTCCTGCGTCTTCATCATTGCGGATAAAATCTCCCTGTACGATCCGGCCGTATATGAAAACGGACTGGCCCTGATTACCAGTTCCGTACGGCGCAACCGTCCGGATACTGTCTGTCCGCAGGTCAAGTCGCTCAATTATCTCAACAACATCCTGGCCAAAATGGAAGCTGTTCGCCAGGGTGCGGCGGAAGCCCTGATGCTGAATGACCTGGGTAATGTGGCCGAATGCACGGGCGACAACATTTTCATTGTGAAGGACGGCGCCGTGTTCACGCCGCCAGTTACAGACGGCTGCCTGGACGGCATCACGCGCCGGGTAGTGCTGGAAATCTGCCGGGAACTGCAAATCCCGGCGAAGGAAAAAACCATGAACCGCTTTACCATCACCTGTGCGGATGAATGCTTCCTGACCGGTACTGCTGCGGAGTGCGTTCCCGTAACCAAACTGGACGGCTATCAGTTGGGTTCTGGAAAAATCGGTCCTGTCACGGCCCGAATCCTGGCCCGCTTCCAGGAACTGACCCAGACCACGGGAACATCCTGCTAG
- a CDS encoding HAD family hydrolase: MIKTAIFDFDGTLADTIPLCREAFRRAIRKLDGRILTDEEIELQFGPDDLGVIRKLIPGKPELHERGRELFIHYYRKLHADLAPVPFPGAAELLNTLRNLGIRLAMVTGKRLESAEISLQFFHLSEFFPILETGSPEGGVKPDRIKRALARLNSVASEAIYIGDAPTDVDACRSVPIRILAAGWAAEADINGLREKKPDFLLTRFEDLERFFREHHGNKGL; this comes from the coding sequence ATGATCAAAACCGCCATTTTTGATTTTGACGGAACTCTTGCGGACACCATACCCCTGTGCCGGGAGGCTTTCCGCCGCGCTATCCGGAAGCTGGACGGCAGAATATTGACGGATGAAGAAATTGAACTCCAATTCGGCCCGGACGATCTGGGAGTTATCCGGAAATTGATTCCCGGGAAGCCGGAACTGCATGAACGCGGCAGGGAATTATTTATTCACTATTACCGCAAGCTGCACGCAGACCTGGCGCCCGTCCCCTTCCCCGGAGCAGCCGAACTGCTGAACACTCTCCGCAACCTCGGCATTCGGCTGGCCATGGTCACAGGCAAACGTCTGGAAAGCGCGGAAATATCCCTCCAGTTCTTCCATCTGTCCGAATTCTTTCCCATTCTGGAAACAGGTTCCCCGGAGGGAGGCGTAAAACCGGATCGCATCAAACGGGCTTTGGCCCGTTTGAATTCCGTTGCCTCGGAAGCCATCTATATTGGAGACGCCCCCACAGACGTGGACGCATGCCGATCTGTCCCTATCCGCATTCTCGCCGCAGGATGGGCTGCGGAGGCGGACATCAACGGCCTCAGGGAAAAAAAGCCGGACTTTCTCCTGACCCGTTTTGAAGACCTGGAACGTTTCTTCCGGGAACATCATGGGAATAAAGGCCTTTAA
- a CDS encoding thiazole synthase → MTDTPLQIAGRQFTSRLMMGTGKFSSNESMREALEASGSQIVTVALRRADLTGSHDPAANILDFIDPEKYLLLPNTSGATTAEEAVRLARLAATAGLPNWIKLEIHPDAQYLMPDPIETLKAAEILVREGFTVLPYINADPVLAKRLQEAGAAAVMPLGAPIGTNKGVLTRELINIIIEQAVVPVVVDAGLGAPSHAAEALEMGADAVLINTAIAASGSPSAMAEAFALACRAGRMAYLAGLPAVSSKAAPTSPLTSFLH, encoded by the coding sequence ATGACAGACACACCTTTGCAGATAGCCGGACGCCAGTTTACCTCCCGCCTGATGATGGGAACGGGGAAATTTTCTTCCAATGAGAGCATGAGAGAAGCTCTGGAAGCCTCCGGCTCCCAAATTGTGACGGTGGCTCTGCGCCGGGCGGATCTGACGGGATCCCACGATCCCGCCGCCAATATTCTGGATTTCATTGATCCGGAAAAATACCTCCTGCTCCCCAACACCAGCGGAGCGACTACGGCAGAAGAAGCCGTGCGCCTGGCGCGTCTGGCGGCAACAGCCGGACTGCCCAACTGGATCAAGCTGGAGATCCACCCGGACGCCCAGTATCTGATGCCGGATCCCATTGAAACGCTGAAAGCAGCGGAAATTCTGGTCAGGGAAGGCTTCACCGTGCTTCCCTACATTAATGCGGACCCCGTGCTGGCCAAACGCCTCCAGGAAGCCGGAGCGGCGGCCGTCATGCCTCTTGGCGCCCCCATCGGCACCAATAAGGGAGTTCTGACCCGGGAATTGATTAACATCATCATTGAACAGGCTGTTGTCCCCGTGGTGGTGGACGCCGGGCTGGGAGCGCCCAGCCACGCGGCGGAAGCTCTGGAAATGGGCGCGGATGCCGTGCTCATCAATACGGCTATCGCCGCCTCCGGCTCTCCCTCCGCCATGGCGGAGGCATTCGCCCTGGCATGCCGGGCCGGACGCATGGCTTATCTGGCCGGCCTTCCCGCCGTTTCCTCCAAAGCCGCACCCACCAGCCCCCTGACGTCCTTCCTGCATTAA
- a CDS encoding APC family permease, with protein MYGKTPKEYLSLWSVIALGIGSMVGAGIFALMGQATLMAGKNVYWSFFLGGVAALLSGYTYAKLGSRYPGSGGIMDYFNEAFSHKTLSGALTLIYLGTLVITVALVAKSFGAYASRLFLPDRAVTIYSTALFASVAILLLGALNMGGARAVGKSEVIMVAFKLLILTVLMLASFGSSVPVGADSIPVKGLDGLLGSVGLTFFAFAGYGMMANTAGNLKNPSKTLPRAIFLAIGLVLVLYLILSYVVLSNVPATSLESHTETAVAQAAYPVLGMWGFMAVSVAALIATASAINATMFSMLDISRALARNGQLGAIFKQPFWGHGTEGFFYLLLGILVMTNAFNLVAIANLAGACFLISYLAVFVAHWRLRKETRGNVLLIILGFLLMLFILGAFFYQMFFSQPYLIPLIVLFVAACFILEFLIRRKIAKNAPKVS; from the coding sequence ATGTACGGGAAGACCCCAAAAGAATATCTGTCCCTGTGGAGCGTCATCGCGCTGGGAATAGGGTCCATGGTGGGAGCGGGGATTTTCGCCCTCATGGGGCAGGCAACCCTGATGGCGGGAAAAAACGTGTACTGGTCCTTTTTTCTGGGAGGCGTTGCTGCCCTGCTTTCCGGGTACACTTACGCCAAACTGGGGTCCCGTTATCCCGGTTCCGGAGGAATTATGGATTATTTCAACGAAGCTTTTTCCCATAAAACCCTGTCCGGCGCATTGACTCTTATTTATCTGGGGACATTGGTCATTACCGTGGCCCTGGTGGCCAAGTCCTTCGGGGCTTATGCGTCCCGCCTGTTTTTGCCGGACAGGGCAGTCACCATTTATTCCACGGCCCTTTTTGCCAGTGTGGCTATTTTGCTGCTGGGAGCATTGAATATGGGGGGAGCCAGGGCCGTCGGAAAGTCAGAAGTGATCATGGTCGCGTTCAAGTTGTTGATTTTGACTGTTTTAATGCTTGCCAGCTTCGGTTCTTCCGTGCCAGTGGGAGCGGATTCCATTCCGGTGAAAGGGCTGGATGGTTTGCTGGGCAGCGTGGGATTGACATTTTTCGCGTTTGCCGGCTACGGAATGATGGCCAATACGGCGGGCAATCTGAAAAATCCTTCCAAAACGCTGCCAAGAGCCATTTTTCTGGCTATTGGCCTTGTGCTGGTCCTGTATTTGATCCTTTCCTATGTAGTACTGTCCAACGTTCCGGCCACTTCCCTGGAGAGCCATACGGAAACAGCCGTGGCTCAGGCCGCTTATCCGGTTTTAGGCATGTGGGGCTTCATGGCCGTATCCGTAGCGGCGCTCATTGCCACGGCATCAGCCATTAATGCCACCATGTTCAGCATGCTGGACATTTCCCGGGCGCTGGCGCGCAACGGCCAGCTGGGAGCTATTTTTAAACAGCCTTTCTGGGGACACGGGACGGAGGGGTTTTTCTATCTCCTGCTGGGGATTCTGGTGATGACGAATGCCTTTAATCTGGTAGCCATCGCCAATCTGGCGGGGGCCTGTTTCCTGATCAGCTACCTGGCGGTGTTTGTCGCCCATTGGCGGCTCCGGAAAGAGACGCGGGGAAATGTGTTGCTTATCATCCTGGGCTTTCTTCTGATGCTGTTTATTCTGGGGGCGTTCTTTTACCAGATGTTCTTCAGCCAGCCTTACCTGATTCCGCTGATTGTGCTGTTTGTAGCCGCCTGTTTTATTCTGGAATTCCTGATACGCAGAAAGATTGCGAAAAATGCTCCTAAAGTTTCTTGA
- the floA gene encoding flotillin-like protein FloA (flotillin-like protein involved in membrane lipid rafts) yields the protein MNNLLSANISNATAWGTILVVVLVIFLVIFFAIIAKFFKTWLRARLAKAPVSMSNMLGMWLRKVPYPLVVDTRITAAKAGLDISTDELEAHFLAGGDIVDCVLALIAAEKAGIPLSYDRACAIDLAVKGTSKTVLEAVRTSINPRVIDCPNPSSGQTRLTAVARDGIAVAVRARVTVRTNLDLFVGGATEETVVARVGEGIVSAVGSAPSYKDVLEKPEVISRTVSDKGVDAATAFEVLSIDIADVDVAGNVGARLQAEQAEADKQIAQAKAEVRRAAAVATEQEMAAKTQEMRAKVVEAEAQIPMAMAEAFRNGNLGVLDYARYQNVVADTKMRDSIAQPDTSPSSIK from the coding sequence ATGAACAACTTGCTGTCAGCAAACATTTCCAACGCGACCGCCTGGGGAACAATTCTGGTCGTCGTCCTCGTCATCTTTCTGGTCATTTTCTTCGCCATCATCGCCAAATTCTTCAAAACATGGCTGCGCGCCCGTCTGGCAAAAGCGCCCGTCTCCATGAGCAACATGCTGGGGATGTGGCTCCGGAAAGTGCCCTACCCTCTGGTGGTGGACACCCGCATTACGGCCGCCAAAGCAGGTCTGGACATCAGTACGGATGAACTGGAAGCCCATTTTCTGGCCGGCGGTGACATTGTGGACTGCGTGCTCGCCCTGATTGCGGCGGAGAAGGCCGGCATCCCGCTGAGCTACGACCGCGCCTGCGCCATTGACTTGGCCGTGAAGGGCACCTCCAAAACCGTGCTGGAAGCCGTGCGCACCTCCATTAATCCCCGGGTCATCGACTGCCCGAATCCCAGCTCCGGCCAAACGCGCCTGACGGCGGTGGCCCGTGACGGCATCGCGGTGGCGGTGCGCGCCCGCGTAACGGTGCGCACCAACCTGGATCTCTTCGTAGGGGGCGCCACGGAAGAAACGGTAGTCGCCCGCGTTGGGGAAGGCATCGTTTCCGCCGTAGGTTCCGCCCCCTCCTACAAGGATGTTCTGGAAAAGCCGGAAGTGATCTCCCGCACCGTAAGCGACAAGGGGGTGGATGCCGCCACGGCGTTTGAAGTGCTTTCCATTGATATTGCGGATGTGGACGTAGCCGGCAACGTGGGCGCACGCCTCCAGGCCGAGCAGGCGGAAGCGGACAAACAAATCGCCCAGGCCAAAGCGGAAGTCCGCCGCGCCGCCGCCGTAGCCACGGAACAGGAAATGGCTGCAAAAACGCAGGAAATGCGCGCCAAGGTGGTGGAAGCGGAAGCACAGATTCCCATGGCCATGGCGGAAGCTTTCCGCAACGGCAATCTGGGAGTGCTGGACTACGCCCGTTACCAAAATGTGGTGGCTGATACTAAAATGAGAGATTCCATCGCCCAACCGGATACTTCCCCCTCTTCCATCAAATAA
- the lysA gene encoding diaminopimelate decarboxylase has translation MHSFAYKNGTLYCENVNLQELADKESTPLYVYSKQTILNHFHRLREALAPLNAEVAYAVKACSNIAILSLMARNGAGFDIVSGGELFRVLKAGGDPSKCTYAGVGKTEQEIRYALDQGIYCFNVESEAELRAINAIAASMGVKAPVAVRVNPNVEAGTHKYITTGKAENKFGVDFERIESLYEMAARELSNLHLKGLQMHIGSQLTQATPFLEAVRKVAPLAASLKEKYGIEFLSIGGGIGIVYQGTLNSGVQEWWNEDCAQLTLSTYAQAVVPTLQPLGLHIIVEPGRLIVGNAGALITRCLYEKTGKAKTFKIVDAGMNDLIRPALYQGYHEIIPVKEHPSAPCVTADVVGPICESGDFLAQNRDMADVRQGELLAVLSAGAYGFSMSSNYNSRPMAEEVLVDGDQWNVIRNRQSWEDLIRGESIPE, from the coding sequence ATGCATTCATTCGCTTACAAAAACGGCACGCTCTACTGTGAAAACGTCAACCTTCAGGAACTGGCGGACAAGGAAAGCACACCCTTGTACGTTTATAGCAAACAAACCATTCTAAACCACTTTCACCGTCTCAGGGAAGCTCTGGCGCCGCTTAACGCGGAAGTGGCCTACGCCGTCAAGGCCTGCTCCAACATCGCCATCCTGAGCCTCATGGCCCGCAACGGGGCGGGATTCGACATCGTCTCCGGCGGAGAACTCTTCCGCGTTCTCAAAGCCGGCGGGGATCCGTCCAAATGCACTTATGCCGGCGTGGGAAAAACCGAGCAGGAAATCCGTTATGCCCTGGACCAGGGCATTTATTGCTTCAATGTAGAATCCGAAGCGGAACTGCGCGCCATTAACGCCATTGCCGCCTCCATGGGAGTCAAAGCCCCGGTAGCCGTGCGCGTCAATCCCAACGTAGAGGCGGGAACGCATAAATACATTACTACCGGCAAGGCTGAAAATAAATTCGGCGTGGATTTCGAACGCATTGAATCCCTCTATGAAATGGCGGCGCGCGAGCTTTCGAACCTGCATCTGAAAGGGCTGCAAATGCACATCGGCTCCCAGCTCACCCAGGCGACCCCCTTCCTGGAAGCCGTCAGGAAAGTTGCCCCCCTGGCTGCTTCCCTGAAAGAAAAATACGGCATTGAATTCTTATCCATCGGCGGAGGCATTGGCATCGTTTACCAGGGCACGCTGAATTCCGGCGTTCAGGAATGGTGGAATGAAGACTGCGCTCAGCTCACGCTGAGCACGTACGCCCAGGCCGTCGTCCCCACACTGCAACCGCTGGGATTACACATTATTGTGGAACCGGGCCGTCTTATCGTAGGAAATGCAGGAGCGCTCATCACGCGTTGCCTGTATGAGAAAACCGGGAAAGCCAAAACCTTTAAAATTGTGGATGCAGGGATGAACGACCTTATCCGCCCCGCCCTCTACCAGGGATATCATGAAATTATTCCGGTCAAAGAACATCCCTCAGCCCCCTGCGTCACAGCGGATGTCGTGGGTCCCATCTGTGAATCAGGAGACTTCCTTGCCCAGAACAGGGACATGGCGGATGTGCGCCAGGGAGAGCTTCTGGCCGTACTGTCCGCCGGAGCCTATGGTTTTTCCATGTCTTCCAACTACAATTCACGGCCCATGGCGGAAGAAGTCCTGGTGGACGGGGACCAATGGAACGTCATTCGCAACCGCCAAAGCTGGGAAGACCTCATCCGGGGAGAATCCATTCCGGAATAA
- the fbaA gene encoding class II fructose-bisphosphate aldolase, protein MPIATPEQYITMLETAKKEGYAYPAVNVTTIEVINGALRAFSEAKSDGIIQVSIGGGKFASGSSVGNSALGAIVLAEATRRLAEKHNVLVALHTDHCQPEHVDTFLRPLIAESRRRVERGEAPLFNSHMLDASTLPMAENLKLSRELLKECAELGIVLEIEIGVVGGEEDGVDNSGHPADKLYTSPEDMLMTYEALAPLGKFMLAATFGNVHGVYKPGHVKLKPSILRDGQEAVVAKHGEAARMPLVFHGGSGSELSDIREAVSYGVVKMNIDTDTQYAFTRPIVSHMCEHINGVLKIDGEVGNKKDYDPRSYLAKGEKGVAARLQEAADNLMSAGKTLFGKI, encoded by the coding sequence ATGCCAATAGCCACACCAGAACAATACATTACCATGCTTGAAACGGCCAAAAAGGAAGGCTACGCCTATCCGGCCGTTAACGTGACCACGATCGAAGTCATCAACGGCGCCCTCCGCGCTTTCTCCGAAGCCAAAAGCGACGGCATCATTCAGGTTTCCATCGGTGGCGGCAAATTCGCCTCCGGCAGCTCCGTAGGCAATTCCGCCCTTGGCGCCATTGTTCTGGCGGAAGCCACGCGCCGTCTGGCTGAAAAGCACAACGTTCTTGTGGCCCTCCACACGGACCACTGCCAGCCCGAACACGTGGATACCTTCCTGCGTCCTCTGATCGCCGAATCCCGCCGCCGCGTGGAACGCGGTGAAGCCCCCCTCTTCAATTCCCACATGCTGGACGCCTCCACGCTTCCCATGGCGGAAAACCTCAAGCTTTCCCGGGAACTGCTGAAGGAATGCGCCGAACTGGGCATCGTTCTTGAAATCGAAATCGGCGTTGTGGGCGGAGAAGAAGACGGAGTGGACAACTCCGGCCATCCCGCGGACAAGCTTTACACCTCTCCGGAAGACATGCTGATGACGTATGAAGCCCTTGCTCCCCTCGGCAAATTCATGCTGGCCGCCACTTTCGGCAACGTGCACGGCGTGTACAAGCCCGGCCACGTCAAGCTGAAGCCCAGCATTCTGCGGGACGGCCAGGAAGCTGTGGTCGCCAAACACGGCGAAGCGGCTCGCATGCCCCTCGTCTTCCACGGCGGTTCCGGTTCCGAACTCTCCGATATCCGTGAAGCCGTTTCCTACGGCGTCGTCAAGATGAACATCGACACCGACACGCAATACGCCTTCACCCGCCCGATCGTCTCCCATATGTGCGAACACATCAACGGAGTGCTCAAGATTGACGGTGAAGTGGGCAACAAGAAGGATTACGATCCCCGCTCCTATCTCGCCAAGGGTGAAAAGGGAGTCGCCGCCCGTCTTCAGGAAGCCGCAGACAACCTCATGTCCGCCGGCAAGACCCTCTTTGGCAAAATCTAA